A window of the Apium graveolens cultivar Ventura unplaced genomic scaffold, ASM990537v1 ctg1410, whole genome shotgun sequence genome harbors these coding sequences:
- the LOC141699850 gene encoding protein DEFECTIVE IN MERISTEM SILENCING 3-like yields MFVGDAGTQKAEIEGARSQAETLVYKTKKYQDDIQKLGLGIKQHEDIIKFLRTRKNSIDESILNLQVTIGKYYAPMQPVTEEEEAQSEDETNRNILKLEKSAAGLICQLKTRHGSQVSHSPLVKDVMGIVATLGKVDDENLSRLLAEYLGKNTMLALVCKNFDGVQAMESCDIEGAVNRNSGLHGLGSSIGRTIDGRFLVICLDHLRPYVGKFIADDPQRRLDLLKPKLAGGEIPRGFLGYAVNLIYINRENLSCVTTSGHGLRETLFYHLFSRLQVYRTKEDMMQTLPFITDGALSLDGGIIRSPGVFHLGYREEPEVKFPRISEKSSLPGNYDEIENSLRSKKWNLERLLEDMRKEQSMLDQAKFMFEIKKQEFVRFLAQSSHHAPASLPL; encoded by the exons ATGTTTGTGGGAGACGCTGGTACTCAAAAGGCTGAAATTGAAGGGGCTCGCTCACAGGCGGAAACACTTGTCTATAAGACCAAG AAGTATCAGGATGATATACAGAAATTAGGTCTTGGAATTAAACAACATGAAGACATTATTAAGTTTCTGAGGACTCGGAAGAACAGCATAGACGAGTCCATTCTAAATCTGCAAG TTACTATCGGCAAgtattatgcacctatgcaaccCGTGACCGAAGAAGAGGAAGCTCAAAGTGAGGATGAAACAAATAGAAATATTTTAAAGCTGGAGAAATCTGCCGCTGGACTTATATGCCAGCTAAAAACTCGGCACGGATCTCAGGTTTCACATAGTCCATTAGTGAAAGATGTAATGGGTATCGTTGCTACTCTTGGCAAAGTGGATGATGAAAACCTTAGCAG GCTTCTTGCAGAATACTTGGGAAAGAACACAATGTTGGCACTTGTTTGCAAGAACTTTGATGGGGTTCAAGCTATGGAGTCTTGTGATATAGAAGGTGCTGTAAATAGGAATTCTGGTCTTCATGGGCTTGGATCATCTATTGGACGTACTATTGATGGGCGATTTCTTGTCATATGTCTTGACCATTTAAG ACCATATGTTGGCAAGTTTATAGCTGATGACCCACAAAGGAGGCTTGATCTTCTGAAGCCAAAATTAGCAGGTGGAGAAATTCCTCGTGGCTTTCTAGGATATGCTGTGAATTTGATCTATATTAATAGGGAAAACTTGTCATGTGTCACAACCTCTGGCCACGGCCTAAGGGAGACTCTGTTCTATCATCTCTTCTCGCGCCTGCAAGTTTATAGAACTAAGGAAGACATGATGCAGACCCTCCCCTTTATAACTGACGGAGCATTATCTTTGGATGGTGGAATAATAAGAAGTCCTGGTGTTTTTCACCTGGGCTATAG GGAAGAACCAGAAGTGAAGTTCCCGAGGATCTCTGAAAAATCGAGTCTACCTGGAAACTACGATGAGATCGAAAACAGTCTACGGAGCAAAAAGTGGAATCTGGAAAGATTGCTAGAAGATATGCGTAAAGAACAATCAATGCTGGACCAGGCCAAGTTCATGTTTGAAATCAAGAAACAAGAGTTTGTTCGTTTCTTGGCACAAAGTTCACATCATGCTCCAGCTTCCCTTCCCTTGTAA
- the LOC141699849 gene encoding uncharacterized protein LOC141699849, with protein MGEPAATKALMDYSQPKINDFQSSIVRSATAANTFEIKPGIIQMVQNSIQFRGAPTEDPNMHIRDFIEICDTFKFNNVSEDAIKLRFFPFSLRDKAKSWLHSLPAGSITTWEDLTQKFLTKFFPMAKTAALRNAHTQFAQQSGKTLCKAWKRYKEMLRKCPHHGMPDWMIIKCFYNGLGAQSRPTLDTASGGALWAKSYEEAYDLIELMAANEYQYPTQRLSQGKVVGVLEVDTATAITAQLKALSMKIDSLPNYGVNQITSVCELCAGPHATEQCTISSESTQFVSNFQRLQQPVPATYHPDNWNHPHFNRSNNQNAMHQPFSQFGNKQFNPPGFQKPQYAPRKQLQLQQQTHGGAGLSSNKKSELEELRLMCKNQALICESQAVSIKTLENQIGQIANALLNRLSGTLPSDTEANPGKSEVKEQVNAITLRSGKVASPDFSKTKILKILFRMQVHLHPYQFLKMRLCPKKRC; from the coding sequence atgggagaaccagcagcaacgaaagcgttgatggattattctcaaccaaagatcaatgactTTCAATCTAGCATTGTGAGGTCCGCTAccgcagctaatacctttgagatcaaacctggcataattcagatggtacagaattcaatccagtttagGGGTGCTCCGACAGAAGATCCTAAcatgcacattagagatttcattgagatctgcgacactttcaaattcaacaatgtttctgaagatgctataaagctgaggtttttcccattctctctgagggacaaggctaagagctggttacactctttACCAGCtggttctatcactacttgggaggatcttactcagaagtttcttactaaattcttccctatggcgaagacagctgcactcaggaatgctcatactcaatttgcgcagcaatcgggaAAAACTCTATGTAAAGCTTGgaagcgctacaaggagatgcttaggaagtgtcctcatcatggcatgcctgattggatgatcatcaaatgtttttacaatggtttgggagcacagtcaaggCCCACGCTCGAtacagcatcaggtggagcattatgggccaagagctatgaggaagcttatgatctaattgaactgatggctgctaatgaatatcaatatccaactcagagattgtcacagggcaaggtagtaggagttcttgaagtggatacagctacggctatcactgctcaactaaaggcattgtctatgaagatcgattctctgcctaactatggtgttaatcagataaccagtgtttgtgagctgtgtgcaggtccgcatgcgacggagcaatgcactatatctagtgaatcaactcagtttgtAAGCAACTTTCAGAGGCTGCAACagccagttcctgccacttatcatcctgacaactggaatcatcctcACTTCAAccggagcaacaatcagaatgcgatgcatCAGCCGTTCTCgcagtttggaaacaagcaattcaaccctcctggttttcaaaaACCGCAATATGCCCCAAgaaaacaactccaacttcaacaacaaactcatggaggtgcaggtctatcttcgaataaaaaatctgaattggaggagttgaggcttatgtgcaaaaaccaggctcttatatgtgaaagtcaggctgtttctatcaagactctggagaaccaaatagggcaaattgctaacgccttattgaatcgactatcaggaacgcttcctagtgatacagaagccaatccaggcaagagtgaagttaaagaacaggtgaacgccatcaccttgaggtctggaaaggtcgcaagccccgATTTCAGCAAGACAAAGATTCTGAAGATTCTATTCAGAATGCAAGTGCATCTGCACCCTTACCAATTCCTGAAAATGAGATTGTGTCCGAAGAAGAGGTGTTAA